The nucleotide sequence GTACGCAATCCATTATAAGACGCTTCTAATGGCAAATACATTGAATCCATTACCTCAACGTAATACTCATCCGGATATTTTTTTGGATCTTTAATTAGTTTAACCTTTCGATTCAATCTTCTACCAGCATAAGGATCGTCATCAGTACCAATACTGTAATAATTATCATACATATACTTGTCATAAGCAGTCATTTTCTCAGGATCTGTATCATTGAAAGCAAAATCACCAATACTTCCAGTATTTTTACCCTTCCCTTTACTATCCCCAGGCTTCATGTTTAATTCATCAGCAAGAATAGCCAAACGAACTCGCATGGTTGAATCTTTAACCCATTCTACAAACTGTCGGTACTCACTATTTGTAATTTCGGTTTCATCCATATAAAATGACCTTACAGTCACTGTCTTAGTCGGCGCATCGAGTATCCCTGCAACATCATCATCTGGCTTACCCATGATAAATGCTCCACCTGGCACTAACGTCATCCCATAAGGCTTCTCTGGATGCCACTTAGCACCCTTTACACCAACCAACTCCCCTTTATCACTTGACTTTCCACAACTAATCAACAGCGTTAAAATTGCCACAAATGCAATGAACTTCTTCATATAAAATTGATTATATATTCATTATTCTTTCAATGTGTAAACGTATTTATTATTTTTTTAAAAAACAATTTTTTTACACTAAACAACATTTTTTTTTAAATTTACAAAAATCCGATAGATAAACCCTCAATTAAACTACATTTTTACGAAGAGCCTTCCACCATCTCTCGGGTAATTCTTGATTACAAGCTCCCAAATATTCTTCATAAGAACAAGGTAATAACGTATTTCTTTTCAGTTTATTATTTCCATTTAAAACAAATGGAATTTCTATCCACCATCTGTCAGTTTTATCGCTTTTATAAAAAATTAAAATTTCTTCATCAATCGGAACGATAAACTTGATATAATTTTCTCTACTTCCAAAAGGATATTCATTCGAACGATAATGAAAACCTTCAATAAAATACCAAATAATTTGTGCTATTAAAACGGCTTCTTGAGGCGAATTATTGTGATTAAACAATCCAAACATAGTTACTTTATCACTAATCCCAGCATACCTTGACAAAGAACAAATTTCTTTACCATTAAATCCATTAGGTGCAAAAGTTATAAAATTACCCGAATCTGATGATTTTACAGCATTTAAATCCAAACTAACAATATCCGCATCTCTAAATACTGGCTCTGCTAGGGCAATATTATTAGACATTTCACCTAATCGATAACCATCGAAAAACAATTTTTCAATTAAGTCTATTTCTTCCTGTGAATTATAATAAGTTTGATATCCAATATTACAATAATTAAAAAGATTATTAGGCTCATCGACAATAATTTTAGTCAAATAAGACGAAGCCGAAATCGACTCTTCATCTTTTCCAAAATCAAACTGATTATCAATAGAAACCAAATTAACCATTTGCTCTAATTCATCATAAGCCCTATACAAAGCATAAGTCAAATCTTGAGAACCACCAATAATTATGGGAACTATTTTATTCTTAATTAAAGTAGCCGCCACTTTACGTAAAGCAAAATAGGTATCCTCAATTGTATTACCTGCAACAATATCACCTAAATCAGCGATAGTAGCATCCCAATTACCAGGAAACATACTATACAATTCTTTACGAATAGGAACTAAATCAACATCCGAAATAGCTTTTTTACTACCTCTATTATCCAAAACTCCAATAACAGCTATAGTTACTTTATCAATATCAGGAAATTGATCTTTTGTATGAAAAACAACTTTACTTCCTAATTGCTGAAAAGAAAGTCCCTGTATCCAACGCTCTATATCGCTACTTAGCGGCTGTAAAAACTCAAATTCCATCTTATTTCTTTTTTGCTGCTGGTTTTTTCGCTACTGCTTTCTTAGCTGGCGCTTTCTTAGTGGGTGCTTTTTTAGCAGCCGTCTTCTTAGCTGGAGTTTTAAGCGCAATCATTTCTTGAACCTCTTCAAGAGTTAATTTTGACGCATCAACATCTTTTCCTAATTCAATTTTAATTTTTCCTTTTGTAATTACTGAGCGTCCCCATCTTGCTTTTTCAACCAAAATTCCTTCTTCTTCCCAGTTATGGATAACCTTATCAATATTTTTTTGGATTTTATCTTCAATCAAAGCTTCAATATCTGCTTGTGATAAATTATCAAAATCATATTTCTTACTCACATTAATAAACATGCCACCCCATTTGATAAATGGGCCAAAACGACCTGTTCCCTTTTGAACGCCTTCACCTTTATAAGTAGCAATTGGCGCATCGGCTTTTATCTTCTCATCTATCAATTCTTGTGCTCGTTCTTTTGTTACCTCCAAAGGATCTTCTCCTTTTGGCAATGAAATAAAAACACTCCCATGACGTACATAAGGACCAAAACGACCATTATTAACCTCAACTTCTTCATTTTTATAAGTTCCCAATGCTTTTGGCAATAAAAACAAATTCAAAGCCTCTTCAAGAGTAATATTACCAATATTTTGCTCCTTCATTAAACTGGCAAACTTCTTATCTTCATCTTCGGCATCACCAATTTGTGCCATAGGACCAAATTTCCCTAATCGAACTGAAACTGGCTTACCTGAAGCTGGGTCAACACCTAAAATACGCTCTCCGCTTTCCCTATCCGCATTTGCTTCAACATCTTTTACCGTTGGATGAAATTGATCATAAAACTCCTTCATCATTGTTGCCCATTCAATATTCCCTTCAGCAATTTCATCAAAATCTTGCTCTACCTTGGCAGTAAAGTTATAATCTAAAATATTTCCAAAGTTCTTCACTAAGAAATCAGTAACAATCGTTCCAATATCTGTTGGGACTAATTTTCCTTTATCAGAACCCGTATTTTCTTTTAATAACTTCTCAGCAACCTTACTTGACTGCAAAGTCAACTGCGTATAATTACGTTCACTTCCTTCTAAAGTCCCTTTTTCAACATAATTTCTATTGATAATAGTCGAAATCGTTGGTGCATAAGTTGACGGACGACCAATACCCAATTCCTCTAATTTCTTCACTAATGAAGCCTCAGTATAACGTGCTGGAGGTCTTGAATAACGTTCTGTGGCCGTAATGAAGTTATTCGCTAATTTTTCGTTAACCTTCATGGCTGGCAACATTCCCTCTTGTTCTTCTTCATCGTCATCATGCCCCTCCAAATAAACTTTCAAGAAACCTTCAAAAAGCAAAACCTCACCCGAAGCAGTAAACACTTCACTATGTTTATTAGCTTCAATTTTCACATTTGTACGCTCTAACTTGGCATCACTCATTTGTGAAGCTAAAGTTCTTTTCCAAATCAAGTCATATAAACGCGCTTGGTCTCGGTCAATATTTACAGTATGACGTGACATATCGGTAGGACGTATCGCCTCGTGAGCCTCTTGTGCCCCTTTACTTTTGTTTGCAAATGTTCTTGGGAAAGAAAATTCCTTCCCATAGGATTTAATGATTTCAGCCTGAGCTGCATCCATTGCTTCTTTAGACAAATTCACACTATCCGTTCTCATATATGTAATCAATCCCGCTTCGTACAAACGTTGCGCTAATTGCATGGTAATTCCAACAGGCAAATACAATTTACGAGCCGCTTCTTGTTGTAAAGTCGAAGTTGTAAAAGGCGCTGTAGGCGTTTTTTTGGTTGGTTTTGTCTCTAAATCAGAAACTTTATAATTTGAACCGATATTTTTATTTAAAAAATCTTCGGCTTCTTTTTTAGTATTGAAATTTTTAGGCAATTTGGCTTTAAACGATTTTCCTGCTTCGTTCGTAAACTCAGCTACTACAGAATAAGAAGCTATAGCTTTAAAATCTTGGATTTCGCGTTCTCTCTCTACAATCAAACGAACAG is from Flavobacterium sp. NG2 and encodes:
- a CDS encoding formimidoylglutamase, which translates into the protein MEFEFLQPLSSDIERWIQGLSFQQLGSKVVFHTKDQFPDIDKVTIAVIGVLDNRGSKKAISDVDLVPIRKELYSMFPGNWDATIADLGDIVAGNTIEDTYFALRKVAATLIKNKIVPIIIGGSQDLTYALYRAYDELEQMVNLVSIDNQFDFGKDEESISASSYLTKIIVDEPNNLFNYCNIGYQTYYNSQEEIDLIEKLFFDGYRLGEMSNNIALAEPVFRDADIVSLDLNAVKSSDSGNFITFAPNGFNGKEICSLSRYAGISDKVTMFGLFNHNNSPQEAVLIAQIIWYFIEGFHYRSNEYPFGSRENYIKFIVPIDEEILIFYKSDKTDRWWIEIPFVLNGNNKLKRNTLLPCSYEEYLGACNQELPERWWKALRKNVV
- the topA gene encoding type I DNA topoisomerase, which translates into the protein MAKNLVIVESPAKAKTIEKFLGSDFQVESSYGHIADLPSKEIGVDVENGFKPKYEVSSDKKALVTKLRGLSKKADMVWLASDEDREGEAISWHLAEELKLDAKKTKRIVFHEITKNAILKAIDNPREIDYNLVNAQQARRVLDRLVGYELSPVLWRKIKGGLSAGRVQSVSVRLIVEREREIQDFKAIASYSVVAEFTNEAGKSFKAKLPKNFNTKKEAEDFLNKNIGSNYKVSDLETKPTKKTPTAPFTTSTLQQEAARKLYLPVGITMQLAQRLYEAGLITYMRTDSVNLSKEAMDAAQAEIIKSYGKEFSFPRTFANKSKGAQEAHEAIRPTDMSRHTVNIDRDQARLYDLIWKRTLASQMSDAKLERTNVKIEANKHSEVFTASGEVLLFEGFLKVYLEGHDDDEEEQEGMLPAMKVNEKLANNFITATERYSRPPARYTEASLVKKLEELGIGRPSTYAPTISTIINRNYVEKGTLEGSERNYTQLTLQSSKVAEKLLKENTGSDKGKLVPTDIGTIVTDFLVKNFGNILDYNFTAKVEQDFDEIAEGNIEWATMMKEFYDQFHPTVKDVEANADRESGERILGVDPASGKPVSVRLGKFGPMAQIGDAEDEDKKFASLMKEQNIGNITLEEALNLFLLPKALGTYKNEEVEVNNGRFGPYVRHGSVFISLPKGEDPLEVTKERAQELIDEKIKADAPIATYKGEGVQKGTGRFGPFIKWGGMFINVSKKYDFDNLSQADIEALIEDKIQKNIDKVIHNWEEEGILVEKARWGRSVITKGKIKIELGKDVDASKLTLEEVQEMIALKTPAKKTAAKKAPTKKAPAKKAVAKKPAAKKK